The Lactuca sativa cultivar Salinas chromosome 2, Lsat_Salinas_v11, whole genome shotgun sequence genome includes the window taaatcaatagcagaacgaataagaagaatcaagtaggcagaaagataaaagtttctccattcttaGAAGATGGGAGAAtaacttttatgttttatgataggtcttaatgattaagaaacatatctcaattgatcttctaagtgagtcttagtacaattgtatgtcaaagaagaggaatcaagaattgaagaaatggttaaatcaagaagtcaatcatacttcgtgccaaaacaagtcttagagttaagattgtgaaattgagtgattaagtattaagaaggtttatagcattcatcaaatatggaaagttgtgatgtctgggataagacaaagaccaactaggactaatttatgaagtgttttaaaCTACActtactcttgaatatttgtttgtcaagaaatgtttattgacaagagaatcttatatgtcaaggagtcagtgggagtcttaatggtcttgaaaggtttcaagaacaaatcaaaataaaccttatcgatcatcactagcacacgagttgaggtttacaacctatcgtgttgacactatattgcttctgtgtcgttccaattaagttaattatgcatgtgagttctacgagttctcatttgaacgcataaaaggcaggcaccttgatcaatggaaagtacattgataggaaagggtgagctgcttaactacttggaagacatggtgggcagctgtgctaccataaggcaagaaatcaagattaagaaagttcggtccatatgagtttgaatttgtcgtaaaccttggttttgacaaattcacatggataggaacacatacaccattaaaatctaagtgtcataaaattccctccttcatgagaatgattgtgaggaaatactttcactgagagagattttaagaagatagtgattgtgaaattgaattctcgaattcgattatggttacggtatccctttccatgatttgaattgtgagatttggaaattagtctaaattgtttagacacacatatgagctatctaaaggaaaggtgtataagcttaaataaaggattatcaaatcaTTAGGtgttagaaacatgaacttaagaaattcaataggtattgttcttctgaaagttaagctgtttctgaatacatgtcaaagctagtgggagcataagtgttatgttttatgataataatcatgagagtgggagcataaatgttatgattgtatgattattatggaaagtattacatgttagcaatattaattatagaaaacaatagttatacTCTGCAAAGCTGCAAgaattgaaaagttgttttgctataattaagggagagaatattatgcttcatttcaaatctaaaggcttaggttgtgtaatgttaataatttagtcaaggaaacatagtgtgttcacaaatttcgattatgattacggcattcctcttcatagttcgaattttgagaacatagcacataaaatattatggcaaaagattgataaagtatcaaatctttatgtaagacattatgcatcgtgtcccatacgcttcaggtttaggatcgattgcaaatgctttaatatttgaacattctaaaattttccaaatgtctagcgcattttgagggaaaaggacaagaatcggttttgactaaggtaattaaacaactatcaaaggacaatccaaagttcgccgaggattggtcgcttgtgagtagttggaagcatgatattggatggaccatattgacattattatgaatagataagattctattgagaatgagttgtcatatggcaaatatggaaaggtttccatattgggagttagatattaagaatccatgtctagattagaaattttatgcaaaaggatgttcaaaggaatgtactttgagtgagagacatcatttctaaggaattgtattgtaacaatctccgataaaggactttgtaatatcgttggaaatagtctttgtgacttttgtgctatgacattacgaaaggatcattgcataaaatattagaatctagcatattccataagtggcaagaatttgatattctttcacttgtgaaaaggattgggagttgtgaaatgagtataattggaaatgtgttcatttgatctatttcacaaagtaataaccataggtaaacattgtgtgcatgctaagagcatgggacaagtgttgtaataattcaagtaaaaagttgattacccgaaacaacaaataatgagtaatcgatatggtgataaataaaaggtgttttatttatgctcaaatgtttgaggccatatgggattagtattattcttgtgtttcactttgcatgttttgacttcctgaataatttaattggttgagaatagtcaaattattcgaacgggccacagtcgttcatatgttggaagtaggtatgaataaagactgtcgtgaattggtgtgtggattgtctaaagagtattagacataagcaaatgtttgctgcaacgttcatgagtgcttatgaatacgatttgagcattggattaaacccacgctcacttggatcactccatgaattgtatcacgagtgattggtgagacgataatatcttatattcttgaaactgagatgtgtgagttgtatcttgcaaatcggttgcacattgataatatgtaaacgcaacaGTAACTTGATgtaataaaacatattgttgtgtgtgattcggtgagtgagtacaagcgagcattgaatcaaagtttatccgttccttttatccaaagtaggataaaagcgatatctttgggcccctcgatgatttagtgatgacaaacataaatgctcggccgggctagagctaatttgatttgttcaattagtcagtcgtcataaatcagaaatcgagaaatagtacaaagaaaatgattagaaatcatgtctcatacgatatctagaatggatgaatatatgatccgatggtgcatggtccttttgggttgcctttaccaaatcaacttgataggatgaattatggagagaaatgattaaatatgatttattaatatattatgagaataatatattaaaggagaaatcatattgtttaattaatattagtcaataattaattagtaattagttttgtgactaaaagagattaattaaacttaagggactggaattgtaattataagataattgcaatttgggccatggattgccttatatcataaggtggaagaattctatggggaagcccatatgaaatcgtccaaggccttatgaaaagggctccatgggttgcttagggcttaagcatccaaattagggtttccttgttagataaccctaatagcctcactatatatagaacccttatgccccaaaaacgtggtgaacaagatccttagggtttccacacgttttgggcagcctccttctcttctcttcttcatcttcttgctcttggtgtttgtgaaccattagaggagtgacatttgtgactctaagctttctaaagtcaacacaagaaggatttgagattgttattgctacataacaatcaaggtatgatctaaaccctaattatatgttatattgattatcatatgttagatctagtgtttatagtcttggataacttgcatgtacaatagagaaacctagatccaaacattagggtttgtatgagcacacatatgatgttcttatgaccagAACCCATCAGCAATCACTATCCTCGACATGCTCATCCCAAACCTTGGCCTAGCGACTTGTTTTGCTAATATCTTCAAGCTCGTTTGAGCATCGCACGATGAAGCCATTTTTATCGTAATCTATTTGAGATTGCAAATACAATCAATGATAGTTTATAGAAAGAATTAGTAGAGAGACATGTGAGATGAGGtgtaaaaataaactaaataCAACATGTCTAAAAACTTATAGTGGTTTTCTAAATGATGACAAAGAACATgtagttttgttataataaaattgGAAAGACCTGACCCGACTCAGGTAGATCCAGTCAAACCCGAAAAATAGATTGGTTTTCGTCGTCTAATTTTTGGCCCTTAAAGGCTCTTATGATGGCTCAACCAAATTTgaaattattataataaaaaattataaatatataaaagaagAACCAAAACCAAAAATACAACCTCTAAATAAAAACTACAAGTAATAAAAGTTGGACCAAATGTGAAAatctattataataaataaagttCTTTTTTTCACGTCACATTCTCatttaatttgtcaaatgtcattttatggttattttgaattaatttattttccatatatctcattttatgagtttttctattttaataaatttcacataatattttaatataataattacaataaatgtagtaataaatgaatattaatttcattaatgaatttaccttcttatttttatttatttaaatttgaaagataaaaaaattaattttaataattcattatttttcttgtcTTCTTatccaaagttcttaaatatttagccctttatatttaaattttttttttttaattaacatatATAACATATATGTCTTATACCTATTACTAACCAAGCAAAAACCATTTTTATTGTTTCCAGCTTTCCTTTAAAATCATATGTATTTAactatttatctttttttttattattattattaaatattaaattctagACTGAATTTTATGGAGCCATGGATGAACACATGTCGAGCTGTGAATCATCAAGTATCCTCTCGAAAGATATCTGTGCAAGCTGTCATTATGTAttacttttttgttttttgttttttggttCTTCGACCATTTCCAAGACAActagttttgttttatgaaatttACGTTTTTTCACTTTCATATTTTTCAAATTAAACAAAGTGTCGTAACAAAAAGTTGTTAcaattactattttttttttaatgacgGAATTCCAAACAATCATCATAAATTGACAAAAAAGTTTTAGATTCcgtttgatatattttttattgaGTTTGGTAAAAAGTTAAATCCAACTCGATCCATCAGATTTAGATTTTTTTAATATGACATTTAAAACATTCTGATTTGGTTCTAACTCATATGATATGTTTTTTTAGTCAGATTCATTGTTGTGTCCGACTCAGTATTGAGTCAATCAACAATTATCGACcaaactttaattaatttaagttaaatatattgttacatttaaattGAATAATGCAattaaaatccaaaataataataataataatataaagatATTTGAGTGATGTGgtgtaaaataataataatcggGGCTCACTTCACTTAAATACAACTACACACGAGTACGGTACCATTTGGGTCTCTCTTTTATCGTTTCTATTGTCCCTAGTGCTTAGCCACACCCCATTCTCACCTAACATTTTAGCCTTATCCCATACTTTCTTGCTAACCTGCGCATCAGCCCCCTCTCTTTCACCTTATCCTTCACTCGCCACTCCTCTACTTCCATGGATCCCCCTGGCACATCCACGTATCCATCATCCAATCAAACAATATTCACTAGAAATGTGATGTTCCATTGATTTCATTTCTCAAGCTCTGAAGCTCCAAGAAGATACATCATACATCGCCATTCAACGTCTGTTTAGGGCTTTTTTCTTATTTTACGTTTTGTTTAAATCTTCTTCAAAGTATCCGTTTATGGCGGGAAGTGACCAAATTAACGTCTGCGAATCAAAGGTATCTACGCTCTTAATCTCTTCTCTTAGCAATTATCATTCCGTTTGCGTACATATTTTCTTCTCTGGTTTGTGTTGCTCCGATTTTTCGAGGTTTTCCTCTATCTATCGATCGGGCtttgaaatttcaaatttcattGATATATATCGTGAATAAGTTACACTGAGATAGAAAGCGATTAGGAAAAGCTAAATACATGCTACGTAGTACGTGTAATTTGCAGTTATTTCACTGGTTTAGATTCTGAATTGGCGCTAGGGTTTAATGGTTTATTTCCATCGATTGGGAATTTTGTTTACTATTTCTCAAAGTTTGCTTTTGTTTATGTTCATAGAGGGTCGTTCCACTGAATCAATGGATCCTCATGTCTAATTTCAAGCTGGCTTACAACCTTCTCCGGCGACCGGACGGTACTTTCAACCGCCATTTAGCAGAATTCCTCGACCGGAAAGTCCCAGCGAACGTGAATCCCGTCGACGGAGTTTTCTCCTTCGATATCGTAATCGACCAAACAATTAACCTTCTCTCTAGAATCTACCGACCTGCAAACGACACTGAACCCGATGCAACACTCTCCACAACATTCTCTCAGCTTAAAAAACCCGTATCAACCTCCGACGTTGTCCCCATCATAATATTCTTCCACGGTGGTAGCTTCGCCCATTCATCTGCAAATAGCGCAATCTACGACATTCTTTGCCGCCGCCTCGTCACTCTCTGCAACGCGGTGGTGGTTTCTGTAAACTACCGCCGTGCTCCTGAAAACCCTTACCCTAGCGCATACGACGATGGCTGGACTGCTCTTGAATGGGTCAACTCACGTCCATGGCTACAATCCAAAGACTCAAAAGCTCACATCTACCTCGCCGGAGACAGCTCCGGCGGCAACATCGTCCATCAAGTCGCTTCACGTGCAGTCAAATCCGGAATCCAAGTCCTCGGAAACATACTTTTAAACCCAATGTTTGGTGGGAACACAAGAACTGAATCTGAGAAACGTTTGGATACAAAATACTTTGTGACAATTCAAGATCGAGATTGGTATTGGAAAGCTTTTCTTCCTGAAGGCGAAGATAGAGATCATCCAGCTTGTAATCCATTTGGGCCAAGAGGTGTAACTCTTGAAGGAGTTAAATTCCCGAAAAGTCTTGTGGTTGTTGCTGGTTTGGACTTGATTCAAGATTGGCAATTAGCGTATGCAGATGGGCTTAAAAAAGCTGGACAAGATGTGAAACTTCTATACCTTGAAAAAGCTACAATTGGGTTCTACTTGTTGCCTAATAATGATCACTTTCATACAGTTATGGATGAGATTCGTAGCTTTGTGACACCAATCTCTGATTGTGAGTAGACTATCTACTTTCCACTACTTCACTAGTTTGATACTTTGATTAGATTGACATACCCTTTTGAGGTTTCGGTTTGCAGATTGTAAGATTGTGTGCCACTATTTCTACTAAGTACTAATTATCCAGTTTTCAGCTAAGGGTTTTGGCTGGATCTGGAAGTATGTGTTTTGTTGCTTCTGCTTGAAGAAAAGCGTATAACTTGGTGTGTGGTTGAAAGAACGCCATTGTTGTTTGTTGACTCTGTTTCATCAGATCCTACTTTCCAACTTCTGGATCCAAAGGAGAGGAAGAAAGGAGAGCATCCTAATTCCTGAAGGTTATTTTtacttagtttttttttttttttttttagcatATGTGTTGTTGATTTGAGTTTGGGGATGAACATGAACCcttatatatgtattatgtgtatacatgttttaagagacgcatattatatatatatataaaatataaatatgtttgtttttgtttcagTATGGCTTCTTCCTGTTACGTTTTCTCTGTTTTATTCTGATCATGGCccttttttttttagaaatttgtGATCATAGTAAAAAAGTGTGTTTCGTTTCGTATATAGTTTATAAGATGGATTTGGTATTTGTGGGCTacctattttaaatggatttggtATTGTGGCAGATACAATAATTATGAAAAGTACTAAGAGAAAAATGGACCACCAAACTAGTCTTAAAGGCATCAATATCATTAAGTTCAATGACAATTTTATTATATTCTTAAAGTAAATCTttttatgaataagattttatgCAACGTGTAACACATATAAACCATGAATGGATTATATCTCACATCTCTGTCTCACGGCTATTGTTACGCGTTTGTATCCCACATATTAGGACCACGAAAGTAGGCCATTGTAGGGGATATCTATTTACATATTTGAACTGTTGTATATCTCATAATATATATTTGCACAAAACATGCACACAAGATTAATAAAAATGTCACGAATTGTTGTGTACTGATATTATGTTTTACAAATGCGTATGTTTGGAAAAAAATCGTTGAGAGCCAGCAGTTGTAGCCAAAAGGTGTAGTTTTTATTTATGTAGAAATGTTTGAGTAAATTGTATAAAATTTAAAAGGGCAAATAATAGCTTTtggattattaattattttttgttCTAAAGTAAAATATTTAAGCTCGTAACAAaagatttattttttcttttttgtaattTGATATTTTTCTTAAAGAGTGAAAGCTCAAGATTTCAAAAGTTGGTTGCTAAACACACAatttttttataaactattaAATATTGATCTATAAGCAACCATTTCAAGTTTACATGAAATTTACCCCGTTAAAGTAGAGATGAGCCTGTTAaccaaaaaattgaaaaattaaacCGGTTAGAGATATTAAATTTTAGGTTATTTTGGTTCCGGTTGGGTTGGTTCTGGTATTAGTATTggtattaaatatat containing:
- the LOC111918926 gene encoding gibberellin receptor GID1C isoform X2 encodes the protein MAGSDQINVCESKRVVPLNQWILMSNFKLAYNLLRRPDGTFNRHLAEFLDRKVPANVNPVDGVFSFDIVIDQTINLLSRIYRPANDTEPDATLSTTFSQLKKPVSTSDVVPIIIFFHGGSFAHSSANSAIYDILCRRLVTLCNAVVVSVNYRRAPENPYPSAYDDGWTALEWVNSRPWLQSKDSKAHIYLAGDSSGGNIVHQVASRAVKSGIQVLGNILLNPMFGGNTRTESEKRLDTKYFVTIQDRDWYWKAFLPEGEDRDHPACNPFGPRGVTLEGVKFPKSLVVVAGLDLIQDWQLAYADGLKKAGQDVKLLYLEKATIGFYLLPNNDHFHTVMDEIRSFVTPISDYCKIVCHYFY
- the LOC111918926 gene encoding gibberellin receptor GID1C isoform X1; this translates as MAGSDQINVCESKRVVPLNQWILMSNFKLAYNLLRRPDGTFNRHLAEFLDRKVPANVNPVDGVFSFDIVIDQTINLLSRIYRPANDTEPDATLSTTFSQLKKPVSTSDVVPIIIFFHGGSFAHSSANSAIYDILCRRLVTLCNAVVVSVNYRRAPENPYPSAYDDGWTALEWVNSRPWLQSKDSKAHIYLAGDSSGGNIVHQVASRAVKSGIQVLGNILLNPMFGGNTRTESEKRLDTKYFVTIQDRDWYWKAFLPEGEDRDHPACNPFGPRGVTLEGVKFPKSLVVVAGLDLIQDWQLAYADGLKKAGQDVKLLYLEKATIGFYLLPNNDHFHTVMDEIRSFVTPISDSKGFGWIWKYVFCCFCLKKSV